A region from the Thauera humireducens genome encodes:
- a CDS encoding PepSY domain-containing protein yields the protein MRATTLIATLALTGGLLGAGAVFMPAMAQTAGTSAATQASWLTMQQVQTKLEAAGYRDFEKIERDSDKYEVKATDPQGKRVELDIDPMTGDVLKTEVKRSK from the coding sequence ATGCGTGCCACCACCCTCATCGCCACCCTCGCCCTGACGGGCGGCCTCCTCGGCGCCGGCGCCGTCTTCATGCCGGCCATGGCCCAGACCGCGGGCACAAGCGCAGCGACCCAGGCCAGCTGGCTGACGATGCAACAGGTTCAGACCAAGCTCGAAGCCGCCGGCTACCGCGATTTCGAGAAGATCGAGCGCGACAGCGACAAGTACGAGGTCAAGGCCACCGACCCGCAGGGCAAGCGCGTCGAACTCGACATCGACCCGATGACGGGCGACGTCCTCAAGACGGAAGTCAAGCGCAGCAAGTAA